The Stigmatella aurantiaca DW4/3-1 genome contains the following window.
GCCCCGTCTACCGGGTGCTGCTCATCCTGCCCTGGGCCATGCCCAACTACATCACCGCCCTCATCTGGAAGGGCATGTTCCACCAGCAGTTCGGCGTGGTGAACCACGTCATCCGCCTGTTCGGCGGCCAGGGGTTGAGCTGGTTCGAGTCCCCCTTCACCAGCTTCTTCACGGCGCTGGCCACCAACGGGTGGCTGAGCTTCCCGTTCATGATGGTGGTGTCGCTGGGCGCGTTGCAGTCCATCCCCGCCGAGCTTTACGAGGCGGCGCGCGTGGATGGCGCCTCGCGCTGGGAGCAGTTCCGCGCCATCACCCTGCCCTCGCTCAAGCCCGCGCTGATGCCCGCCGTCATCCTGTCGGTGGTGTGGACCTTCAACATGTTCAACATCATCTTCCTGGTGACGGAAGGTGAGCCGGGCAACTCCACGGAGATCCTCGTCACGCAGGCTTACAAGTACGCCTTCCAGCGCTACCGCCATGGGTACGCGGCGGCGTACTCCACGGTCATCTTCGGCATCCTGCTGCTCTACAGCCTGGTGCAGAACCGCATCACCCGGGCCACGGAGGCCACCTGATGGCAACGCGACGCGAGGGCCTTCCGCACCTGCCACTGCACCTGGTGCTGGTGGGCTTCACGATCTTCACCCTCTACCCCATCCTCTGGGTCGTCTCGATCGCCTTCTCGGGACGCCAGAGCCTGGCCATCACCACCCTGCCCGAAAACGCCACGTGGACGGACCGGCTGCGCGCCGTCATCCCCTGGCCGGAGGTCTGGTCCTTCTCCAACTTCACCTCGGTGATGACGGATCAGCCCTTCGCGCGGTGGATCCTCAACAGCGCCATCATCGCGCTGGGCACCACGGTGGTGGGGCTGTTCCTGGCGTGCACGGCGGCCTATGCCTTCAGCCGCTTCCAGTTCCCGGGCCGGCGCGCGGGGCTGATGTCCTTCCTCGTGTCCCAGATGTTCCCGGGCACGCTGATGCTCATCCCCCTGTTCATCATCCTGGTGCAGTGGCTGAAGCTGGGCAACTCGCGCCTGGGATTGATCATCGTCTACGCCACCACGTCCATCCCCTTCAGCGTGTGGATGCTCAAGGGCTACTTCGACACCATCCCGAAGGACCTGGAGGAGGCGGCCATCATGGAGGGCGCCTCGGTGGGGCGCGTCTTCTGGACCATCATCCTGCCGCTGGCCAAGCCGGCGCTGGCGGTGACGGCGCTCTTCTCGTTCATGACGTCGTGGAACGAGTTCATCCTCGCGGCCACCTTCATGGAGCAGGAGACGATGTACACGGCGCCCGTGGGGCTGCGCTTCTTCGTGGGCGGCTACTCCCAGCAATGGGGCTACTTCGCCGCCGGCTCCATCATCGTCTCCATCCCCGTGGTGTTCCTCTTCCTGTTCCTCCAGAAGTACCTCGTCTCCGGACTCACCGCCGGCGGCGTCAAGGGATGACGTCCTTTCCACCCGATAGGAGAAGCCGCATGAAGACTCGACTCGCCTCGCTCACCCTGGCCGCCTCGCTGGCCAGCCTCCCCGCCGCCGCCGCTGGCAAGCTCACCTTCAAGGACCCCACGGGCGATGACAATGGCCCGGGCAAGTACGTGTACCCGACGGACACCGTCTACAAGAAGGGCACCTTTGATCTCACGGAGGTCACCGTGGAGAAGAAGGGTGACAAAGTGGAGTTCACCGCGAGCCTGGGGGCCGACCTGGAGGACCCGTGGAAGCTGGGCAGCGGGTTCTCCCTCCAGATGGTGTTCATCTTCATCGACAAGGACGGCAAGGCGGGCAGCGGCCACACCGAGGGCCTGCCGGGCCTCAACATCCAGTTCGCCCCCGAGGCCGCCTGGGAGAAGGTCGTCCTGCTCTCGCCGCAGGCCGCCCCCCGCCTGAAGACCGAGGCCGCCAACAAGGCCAGCGCCCTGAAGGACGACATCGTGGTGCCCTCGCGCACCAAGGGATCTGGCCGCAAGCTCACCGCGACCGTGAAGGCCTCGGAGCTGGGCGAGGGCGACCCCAGCCAATGGGGCTACCAGGTGGTGGTGCAATCCAACGAGGGTTTCCCGGCCGGCAATGACCTGATGACGCGCAAGGTCAACGAGTACGAGGGGCAGCACCGCTTCGGGGGGGGACACGACGGAGAGTGTGATCCGCACGTGATTGACATACTGGCAGGCAGTGCGAAGGGCGACGCCTCCGAGGCGAAGGCCCAGCACGACATGCTGAAGTACGAGTGCGCCGACGACGGCAGCACCAAATCGCCCGCGACGCTGACAATGATTCGTCAGGGCAAGTAACACCCTGTTTCACGCGGTACCCTGTTTCATGTAACACCTGAGTCGAGGACACGGCCGGACCGCCGCGGGCTCCCACCCCGCGGCGCTCTGTCTGGCTTTGGAGGAGGGTTTCACAGCTGGCGCCAACGGCTTCGGCCAGTTCAAAGCTCCTCACAAAAATAAGGTTGGAGGGGTGGAATCAGGAATGGACGGACGGGAGGGCCATGAGCACCTGAGCCTCGCGGCCCGCGACCTCGTACCAGACAGGTTGTGGGAGCCAGTGGACCCTCTGCTGCCAGTGGCCAAGAAGAAGGAGTTTGGGCGAGGCCTGCCTCGGGCAAGCCCAGCGGGGTGCGTGGGTCAGCCGAGAGCGCCTCGGGTGGGGAGCCGCCCGTGGGCGTCCGTTGGCTCAAACCTGTAGGACAAGCAGACAGGTTGGGGCCCTTCTCCTGCGACAGCCTCGCCGAGGCGTCCTCATCCTCCGGGGTGGGGTGAGCGGGGGCTGTGTCTGTGCAGAGAGGGAGACGTGACGACCCCCTTGGCGCCTGCGAAGGTGGGAGGTGGGCGAGCAGGTGCGCATCGCTGGCCTGGAGCAGGGCTGGCCGTTCCCGGCGCAACCCCTGCGCGTCCTTGGCGGCCAGGGCGTGCAGCGCACAGAGTGCCCACTGATGCGTGGCCTGCGCATTCAGGTGCGGCCTCAGCCGACGGGCCAGTCCCCGGTCCGCGCGCTCCAGGGATTGCAGCAGCAGCCCCTGGCCGGGACGGTCCACCGCGCGGGCTGCCTGCCTCAGCAACTCGAACTCCCACTGCGCCCACCTGCCGGGGGGGTCGTCCCAGCGGGCCGCCTCCTCCAACTCGAAGCAGAGGCTTGCTGGCCACTCGCCGCCAGCAGTTCCACAGTCGTCTGTCGCTGGAGGGCCAGAAAACCCTCCAGCCGCCTGCGCCTCTCCGGGTGAGCGGCGCCCGGGCCCTCCAGCACCACCGCCTTTTTGTTAGGAGCTCTAACAGTGTGGCCCGCAGGCGCCGCGGCAGCGCTCAGAAATCCTGGATGCGGTCCACCAGTTCCGCGTGCTCCACGAACTGGTTCACGTTGCCCTGCAACTCGGAGATGCGGCGGTTGCGCGCCACCTCGGCCGCATCGACCGAATCCAGCGTGTTCCACTGACGCAGCACGGCCTCCTCGTCGTTGGGGATGGCCTTGCTGTACTCCGCCGAGAAGTAGAACATCGCCCGCGCCACGTTGCCCTTGTGCTCATCGGGCGGCTCGAACACCTTGCGCCCCTTCGCATCCAGGCCGAACTTCGCGCCGTTCTGGCTCCACTGCACCTTCTCCACTTCGCCGAACGGGAAGTTGCCCCGCTTGGAGTTGGCCTTCGCATCCGTGGGGAACAGGTGGTGCAGGTCGCTCTTCGCATCCCCCGTGGCCCCCTTCGACTGCGGCCAGGTGTGCTCCACGTTCATGTCCGAGCTGTTGGGGATCCGGCCACCGTCGATCTGCCGCCCCGTGTACACGCAGTCCACCTTGCCGTTGTGCACATCCAGGTCGGTGAAGAGGATCTTCCGGGCCTCGTTGTAGCTGTGGACATCCTTGCCCACCGACGACTGCTTGATGGCTCGCAGCAGCGCCTGGTCCCGCAGTCCCTCGAAGGGATCTTCCGCGGCCGGCGGCGTCTGCGGGGCCTCGGCGCGCTTTGCCCCCGTGCTGGAGGCCGGCCGCGACGCGGACGGCGTGAAGGTGTCTCCCCACGCGAAGGGGGCAGCGGCCGAGCGGCCCGAAGCGCGCGTCGCAGGCGCTGGGGTGGAACGAGACGCCGCCTCCGAGACAGTGGGCGTAGGACGGAAGGAGGTTCTCTGGAGGCTGGACGTGTTCACACCCAGATTATCGGGGTGGCTTGCCTACAGTTGCGCTCAAACACCGACTTTTTGGGCCCCTGCTCCCGGCCTCTTCCTGAAGCGAATAGAATCAAGGCCTTGAGCGAGAGGGTGCGGTGAAACAACGCTTGGCCGGGGTGAGCGCCGTCCTGGTGACCCTCTCCATCGTGGGCCTCTGGACCTTGGGAGAATCCTCCTCTGATCCAGCTCCCTCGCAGGTGGCCGTGGGCGCTCCCGACGCACCGGTCTTCCCGCGCCCCCCTTCTCCTCAACCGGCGACCGCAGCGGAGGACCAGGAGGGAGAGGTGTCCGGCACCACGGTGGTGAGGGGAACCGGTGAGCCCCTCGCGATGGTGGAGATCCGTCTCATCCCCCAGGTCTTTCCGACCGGCGGCCAGGTCCCTGGCGGGCTTGCCCCTCAGGAGGGTCTCTCCACCACCAGCAACGCGGCCGGCGAGTTTCTCTTCGCCGGTGTTCCCCCCGGCAAGTACCGGATGGAAGCCCGTCTGCCGGGCCACGTTCCTCAGATCCTGCCCATCCTGCGTCTTCCCTTCGAGGGTTCCCTCACCTTGGATCTGATCCGTGGCGGCGAGTTGGAGGGCGTCGTCCTCTCCGGAGACGGCCAACCTGCCCCCAGCGCGGAGGTGAGCGCCACGGGCAGGACCCGGTTCACGGCCTTCACGGATGCCCATGGCCGCTTTGCCTTCATCCTTCCGCCAGGACGCTATGCCGTCTCCGCCGTGCGCGCCCAGGAGGCGGGGGCGTTGAATGCCCCCGTCCAGGTGAGCCAGGAGCAGCCCCTGCACGGACTGCGCATTCCGCTGGGAGCGGGGGCCTCTCTCAGCGGACAGGTGACGCGCCCGGACGGCTCGCCCGTACTGGGCGCTCGGGTGAATGTCATCCCGGAAGGCTTTCGCCCCCCCATCGCCCTGGCGGGGACCAGCGAACAGGGGGCCTTCCTCATCGCCCCACTGGCACCGGGCGCCTATCGCGTCCAAGCCCTCACGCCCGAAGGCCATCGAAGTGCCTCTCGGCAGCTTCAGGTGGCGGGCGGGGAGCGCACGTCCCTCCTTCTGATCGCTGAAACCGAGGGCCCTGCTTCCAGCAACGAGGGACACCGGCTCCTGGGCCAGGTCATCGACTCACGCGGACATGCCGTTCAAGGATTCTATCTCGAGGTGACGGCCCTGGAAACGGGGGCCACACGCACCTTCGAGTTCATGGGAGACCGGTTCGAGGTCGAGGTGTCCCTGGGACGCCACCAGCTCTATGTGGCCCTGAGCGACGGAGAGCGCGCCGAGCAGCTCGTTCAAACGGGGCCTGGCGCTTCCACACGTCTGGACGTTCTCGTGCATCCGGGCGTCTCCCTGTCGGGCCGGGTCATCGACCCCGACACGCGGAAGCCCGTACAGGACGGGAACGTGCTCATCCCCCGGTACGGTGTGGCCAACATCCAAGCAGACGGCCGCTTCGTCTTCCCCGATCTGCCCCCGGGAGAACACACCCTCCAGGTCCAGCGAGGCACCCTCCAGGCATCACAGCGGGTCACGCTGGCGCCCGGCAAAGCCCACGACCTGGGAGATCTCCCCTTCGAGCCCCCTCTTCCCTCGCAGCGTTGAACAGCAGGGGCTTTCCCCTCCCTTGCGGTCCATTGGAAACACAGGGAGGCATCCCCACATAGGCCCTCCATCCCTTCTCCCGGGCGGGCCGACATGATCCAGAAGGCACTTCTCTCCTGTTTCGCAGTGCTGGTGCTCTCGGGCGCCTTGGCCTGCTCGGATCCCGAGCCAGGCACCCTCACCTTCGACTGGTCCTTCGAGGGCAGAAGCTGCTCCCAGGAGCCCGACATCCAAGAGGTCCGGCTCGTCATCCCCGGCGTGACGCTCGACAACGGAGGCCGGTACCCGTGCGTCGTCGCAGGGGATGATGGCATCACCCTCGATGGGGTCTTCGAGGCCGGCACCTACAGCTATGTCATCGACGCGGTCGATGAGAGCGACCGCTCCATCTACTCACGCGGCGGGGACTTCACGGTGGACGGCGACACCCGCGTGGAAGTCGATCTGGCCTCGGCACGGTAGCCGCCGCCGCGTGGCTCAGGGCACGTAGGCCGAGCCCGCCCGGGCGTCGTAGGTGCAATCGATCGTGGTGCTCGAGTAGGGCCTGCCCACGTAGAGCTGAACCGTCGCCGTGTCGGGTCCACTCACGAACGCCCGGCCCGACGAGACCCGGGAGTACCGCTTGAAGTCGCGCGCCACGTGCTCGCACTGCTGACGCGCCACTTCCAGGTTCACGTTGGAGGCAAAACCACTTCCACCGTAGCCCTGGACTTCCCGCTCCCGGTGGCCCGAGCCGTGGTGCGACACCCGTGTGGGCGATCGTTCAGGGGTCGAAGCACACGCCTGCAGGGCCATGCTTGTCAGCACCGCGAGCCCCATCACTCCTGTTTGCCATCGAAATGCCATGACATGCCTCCGGTCCGCTTCGCCTTGGATCAAGTTGAGGACGGCCACCCCGCGAGACATCACTTCAGGCAGGCAGAGCGGCACTGTCCCGCTGGGCCCCCAGGCAGCGCGACTGGCCCTGCGCTGGAGCACCCGGTGACTCAGAGCCAGGACTAGGGCACGTGCGCCACCCCCGAGCGCGCGTCATAGGTACAAGGAACGCGGTATCCCGAGGCAGGGGCGCCGATGTTCACCTGAACCCGCGCCTTCTCCGGTCCCGTCACGCTCGCCATGCCCGCCGTGGCCCCGGGATAACCTCGGACATCCCGGGCCTCCCGCTCGCACTGCTGGCGCGCCAGGAGCAGGTTCACACTGGCCTCTTCATCCCCCCCGCCCCGGCTGCCCGGCGAAGCCCGCCGCGAGGCGTGATGCTCAGACCTCTGATGGTGCGTGGCCGCACACCCCTGAAGCCCCACCCCCACCAGCGCCGCGAGCCCCACCCACCCCATCTTCCATTGGAACGCCATCACGTCACCCCCAGGAGCGATGTCCTGTTCCAAGCTTGAGGATGATGTGGGTCCGCGACATCGCCCCCCAGGGAAGGGCGCTCCCTCTCCGCCGAGCTTGGCGGAAAGCCGCCGAGGGGAGAAGCGCACGGATGAACCCTCGAACGCCTCTACCCCGGCTTCGTGAAGGGCACATCCAGCACGGGCATCTTCTTGGTGCCCGGCAAATCGTAGTGCCACCACTCCATCTTGTTCCGCAGGAAGCCCGCGCCCTCCATGGCCTCCAGGAGCACCTGCCGGTGCTTGCGGGAAGCCTCGGTGCCTCCCTTGTAGCCGTGGTGCGCCGCGGGGGTGAAGTCGTCGAAGGCCGTCGGCATCTCCACCGCGGCCCCCTCCAGCGTCACCAACGTCAGGTCCACCGCCGCCCCGCGGTTGTGGTTCGAGCCAAACTTCGGATTCGCCACGTACCCAGGTTTCGGAACGAGCTTCCACATCTCCCACTGCACCGCCCGGGGCCGGTAGCAGTCGTACACCTTCACGCGGTAACCCTTCGGCCGCAGCACGTCCGCCGCCTGCTTCAACCGCCGGGCCGCGTCCGGCAAGAGCAGGCACCGCGCGTCCTCTGGGTACACCTTGCGCTTCAGGAAGTTGTCCTCCGTGGCGTAGCGCATGTCCACCACCAAGTCCGGAACCGCTTCCGTGGCATCCACCAGCGGCTCACTGCCCGCCGCCAGCCACAGCGTCATCGCCAGCTTCGCCGCGGGCAGCATCTCAGGCCCCTTCCGTGTAAGGCGTTGGGTCCGGGACTCCCGCTTCCTGGAAGCCCTTCTTGCGCAGCACGCAGCTGTCACAGTGGCCGCACGCGCGGCCCTTCGCATCCGGATCGTAGCAAGAGTGCGTCAACCCGTAGTCCACGCCCAGCCGCGTGCCCTCGCGGATGATCTGCGCCTTGGTCATCCCCGACAGCGGCGCGTGCACCTGGAAGCGCTGCCCCTCCACGCCCGCCTTCGTCGCCAGGGTGGCCACGGACGCGAAGGCCTCGATGAACTGCGGCCGGCAGTCCGGGTAGCCGCTGTAGTCCACCGCGTTCACCCCGATATAGATGTCGTGGGCGCCCACCACCTCGGCCAGCCCGAGGGCCAGCGAGAGGAACAGCAGGTTGCGCGCCGGCACGTACGTCACCGGGATGCCGTGGGACATCTCCGTCTCCGGCCGGTCCTTCGGCACCTCGATGTCCGCCGTCAACGCCGAGCCCCCGATGCCGCGCAGGTCCAACGGGACGATCCGGAAGTCCCGCGCACCCATCGTCTCGGCCACCTGGCGGGCACGCTCCAGCTCCACGGCGTGGCGTTGTCCATAGTGGATGGCCAGGCACACCGGCTCGAAGCCGTCCGCCTTCGCCATCGCCAGACAGGTGGTGGAGTCCAACCCACCCGACAACAACACCACGGCCTTCTTCATCAGTTCACCCGCGTTCCTTCCACCGTATACA
Protein-coding sequences here:
- a CDS encoding sugar ABC transporter permease codes for the protein MATRREGLPHLPLHLVLVGFTIFTLYPILWVVSIAFSGRQSLAITTLPENATWTDRLRAVIPWPEVWSFSNFTSVMTDQPFARWILNSAIIALGTTVVGLFLACTAAYAFSRFQFPGRRAGLMSFLVSQMFPGTLMLIPLFIILVQWLKLGNSRLGLIIVYATTSIPFSVWMLKGYFDTIPKDLEEAAIMEGASVGRVFWTIILPLAKPALAVTALFSFMTSWNEFILAATFMEQETMYTAPVGLRFFVGGYSQQWGYFAAGSIIVSIPVVFLFLFLQKYLVSGLTAGGVKG
- a CDS encoding glucodextranase DOMON-like domain-containing protein, with the protein product MKTRLASLTLAASLASLPAAAAGKLTFKDPTGDDNGPGKYVYPTDTVYKKGTFDLTEVTVEKKGDKVEFTASLGADLEDPWKLGSGFSLQMVFIFIDKDGKAGSGHTEGLPGLNIQFAPEAAWEKVVLLSPQAAPRLKTEAANKASALKDDIVVPSRTKGSGRKLTATVKASELGEGDPSQWGYQVVVQSNEGFPAGNDLMTRKVNEYEGQHRFGGGHDGECDPHVIDILAGSAKGDASEAKAQHDMLKYECADDGSTKSPATLTMIRQGK
- a CDS encoding endonuclease I family protein; this encodes MNTSSLQRTSFRPTPTVSEAASRSTPAPATRASGRSAAAPFAWGDTFTPSASRPASSTGAKRAEAPQTPPAAEDPFEGLRDQALLRAIKQSSVGKDVHSYNEARKILFTDLDVHNGKVDCVYTGRQIDGGRIPNSSDMNVEHTWPQSKGATGDAKSDLHHLFPTDAKANSKRGNFPFGEVEKVQWSQNGAKFGLDAKGRKVFEPPDEHKGNVARAMFYFSAEYSKAIPNDEEAVLRQWNTLDSVDAAEVARNRRISELQGNVNQFVEHAELVDRIQDF
- a CDS encoding carboxypeptidase regulatory-like domain-containing protein, whose translation is MKQRLAGVSAVLVTLSIVGLWTLGESSSDPAPSQVAVGAPDAPVFPRPPSPQPATAAEDQEGEVSGTTVVRGTGEPLAMVEIRLIPQVFPTGGQVPGGLAPQEGLSTTSNAAGEFLFAGVPPGKYRMEARLPGHVPQILPILRLPFEGSLTLDLIRGGELEGVVLSGDGQPAPSAEVSATGRTRFTAFTDAHGRFAFILPPGRYAVSAVRAQEAGALNAPVQVSQEQPLHGLRIPLGAGASLSGQVTRPDGSPVLGARVNVIPEGFRPPIALAGTSEQGAFLIAPLAPGAYRVQALTPEGHRSASRQLQVAGGERTSLLLIAETEGPASSNEGHRLLGQVIDSRGHAVQGFYLEVTALETGATRTFEFMGDRFEVEVSLGRHQLYVALSDGERAEQLVQTGPGASTRLDVLVHPGVSLSGRVIDPDTRKPVQDGNVLIPRYGVANIQADGRFVFPDLPPGEHTLQVQRGTLQASQRVTLAPGKAHDLGDLPFEPPLPSQR
- the ddpX gene encoding D-alanyl-D-alanine dipeptidase, which gives rise to MLPAAKLAMTLWLAAGSEPLVDATEAVPDLVVDMRYATEDNFLKRKVYPEDARCLLLPDAARRLKQAADVLRPKGYRVKVYDCYRPRAVQWEMWKLVPKPGYVANPKFGSNHNRGAAVDLTLVTLEGAAVEMPTAFDDFTPAAHHGYKGGTEASRKHRQVLLEAMEGAGFLRNKMEWWHYDLPGTKKMPVLDVPFTKPG
- the queC gene encoding 7-cyano-7-deazaguanine synthase QueC, yielding MMKKAVVLLSGGLDSTTCLAMAKADGFEPVCLAIHYGQRHAVELERARQVAETMGARDFRIVPLDLRGIGGSALTADIEVPKDRPETEMSHGIPVTYVPARNLLFLSLALGLAEVVGAHDIYIGVNAVDYSGYPDCRPQFIEAFASVATLATKAGVEGQRFQVHAPLSGMTKAQIIREGTRLGVDYGLTHSCYDPDAKGRACGHCDSCVLRKKGFQEAGVPDPTPYTEGA